In the genome of Candidatus Moraniibacteriota bacterium, one region contains:
- a CDS encoding IS30 family transposase codes for MTVEARKEIGHWEDDSIVSSPTNPVRLRTTNERVSGVVLIERTKSRTMKEANRITRKRLGILPKHVRKTLTRDRGSENLGYEELEKELDIRCFFAHAYHSWERGSNENLNGLIRRFFPKKTDFRIVSDEEIRRVEHLLNSRPRKRLGWKTPYEVFYELTGVALED; via the coding sequence GAAAGAGATTGGTCACTGGGAAGATGATTCCATTGTTTCCTCCCCGACGAACCCTGTCCGCCTTCGAACTACGAACGAACGGGTTTCCGGAGTAGTACTCATTGAGAGAACGAAGAGTCGGACTATGAAAGAAGCGAATCGGATAACTCGGAAACGACTCGGCATACTGCCAAAACACGTACGAAAAACCCTCACTCGTGATCGTGGAAGCGAGAATCTCGGATACGAGGAACTTGAAAAGGAACTCGACATCCGTTGTTTCTTCGCTCACGCCTACCATTCCTGGGAACGGGGATCGAACGAAAACCTCAACGGACTTATTCGACGATTCTTCCCGAAGAAAACGGACTTTCGTATCGTCTCCGATGAGGAGATACGAAGGGTTGAGCATCTCCTCAATTCAAGACCGAGAAAACGCCTTGGCTGGAAGACTCCTTATGAGGTATTTTATGAATTAACAGGTGTTGCACTTGAAGATTGA